The following proteins come from a genomic window of Melospiza georgiana isolate bMelGeo1 chromosome 3, bMelGeo1.pri, whole genome shotgun sequence:
- the TMEM17 gene encoding transmembrane protein 17 produces MARPEGPPTLPEPLRRRLVSFSSSVFSDSHRTALGDGPRAPPGFPGYRADCEILSSLPLQMSLYFNVYFFPFWWLITVAILYMKYPALSDYYKFILVTIMILVSLTELIRLYLGYVGNLLEKVPELAGFWLLTLLPQLPIILFLLFNEGLKIHSLERAVHIIFAAFLAFQVVAAFFALRRMVNTLATRFRLTEFHRLEEQRPAPGLSSLGASRGW; encoded by the exons ATGGCGCGGCCGGAGGGGCCCCCGACGCTGCCCGAGCCGCTGCGGCGGCGGCTGGTGTCCTTCAGCAGCTCCGTGTTCAGCGACAGCCACCGTACCGCGCTCGGCGACGGCCCCCGCGCCCCCCCGGGCTTCCCGGGCTACCGCGCAG ATTGTGAAATCCTTTCCAGTTTGCCACTGCAGATGTCCCTCTATTTCAATGTTTATTTCTTCCCATTCTGGTGGCTCATCACAGTTGCCATCCTCTACATGAAg TATCCAGCCTTATCAGATTATTACAAGTTCATCCTGGTCACCATCATGATCCTGGTCTCTCTGACAGAGCTCATTCGACTCTACCTGGGATATGTGGGCAATCTCCTGGAGAAA GTCCCTGAGCTGGCTGGGTTTTGGCTCCTGACTCTCCTCCCGCAGTTGCCTATAATTCTCTTCTTGCTATTTAATGAAGGTCTGAAAATCCACTCTCTGGAGCGAGCCGTCCACATCATCTTCGCCGCCTTCCTCGCCTTCCAAGTGGTGGCGGCGTTTTTCgccctcaggaggatggtgaacACTCTGGCCACTCGCTTCCGCCTCACCGAGTTCCACCGCCTGGAGGAGCAGCGCCCCGCGCCCggcctgagcagcctgggcGCCTCCCGGGGCTGGTAG